One part of the Glycine max cultivar Williams 82 chromosome 14, Glycine_max_v4.0, whole genome shotgun sequence genome encodes these proteins:
- the NAC42-2 gene encoding NAC domain-containing protein 42-like — protein MKVPKFSSVAHRLIMDVAKLHNSDDDDDKKEEEVVLPGFRFHPTDEELVGFYLRRKVEKKPLRIELIKQIDIYKYDPWDLPMSSVGEKEWYFFCIRGRKYRNSIRPNRVTGSGFWKATGIDKPIYCVREPQECIGLKKSLVYYRGSAGKGTKTDWMMHEFRLPPNGKTSNNPQANDANDVQEAEVWTLCRIFKRVPTYKKYTPNLKDSAAPITEPNHPTNSSSSKTCSLESDNCKPYLTFTNSSSPQLILQNERKPVINGHVDVERNHLFLGQLGNVAQAPSFWNHHQNNNVEFANENWDDLTSVVQFAIDPSRVSDHSKEFNRF, from the exons ATGAAGGTTCCCAAGTTTTCAAGTGTTGCACACAGACTAATAATGGATGTGGCCAAGTTACATAActctgatgatgatgatgacaagaaagaagaagaagttgtgCTTCCTGGGTTTAGATTCCATCCAACAGATGAAGAACTTGTGGGGTTTTATCTGAGACGAAAGGTGGAGAAGAAGCCTCTGAGAATTGAACTCATCAAACAGATTGACATCTACAAATATGATCCATGGGATCTTCCAA TGAGTTCAGTTGGGGAGAAGGAATGGTACTTCTTTTGCATAAGAGGGAGAAAATACAGGAACAGCATAAGGCCTAATAGAGTGACAGGTTCTGGATTTTGGAAAGCCACAGGGATTGACAAGCCTATATACTGTGTTAGAGAACCCCAAGAATGCATTGGTCTAAAGAAATCATTGGTCTACTATCGTGGAAGTGCTGGTAAAGGTACCAAAACTGATTGGATGATGCACGAGTTTCGCCTCCCACCCAATGGAAAAACTAGCAATAATCCACAAGCTAATGATGCCAATGATGTTCAAGAAGCT GAAGTGTGGACGCTATGCCGAATATTCAAACGAGTCCCAACTTACAAGAAGTACACACCAAATTTGAAAGACTCGGCAGCACCAATCACTGAGCCAAATCACCCCACAAACTCTTCAAGTTCCAAAACATGCAGCTTAGAATCTGACAACTGCAAGCCATACTTGACTTTCACAAACTCATCATCACCACAACTCATTctacaaaatgaaaggaaaccagtTATTAATGGACATGTTGACGTTGAACGTAACCACTTATTTCTAGGTCAATTAGGCAATGTAGCTCAGGCTCCAAGTTTTTGGAATCATCATCAGAATAATAATGTGGAATTTGCTAATGAGAATTGGGATGATCTCACATCTGTGGTTCAGTTTGCCATTGATCCATCCAGGGTTTCTGATCATAGTAAAGAATTCAATAGATTTTAA
- the NAC42-2 gene encoding NAC domain-containing protein 42-like isoform X1 has protein sequence MKVPKFSSVAHRLIMDVAKLHNSDDDDDKKEEEVVLPGFRFHPTDEELVGFYLRRKVEKKPLRIELIKQIDIYKYDPWDLPKVSSVGEKEWYFFCIRGRKYRNSIRPNRVTGSGFWKATGIDKPIYCVREPQECIGLKKSLVYYRGSAGKGTKTDWMMHEFRLPPNGKTSNNPQANDANDVQEAEVWTLCRIFKRVPTYKKYTPNLKDSAAPITEPNHPTNSSSSKTCSLESDNCKPYLTFTNSSSPQLILQNERKPVINGHVDVERNHLFLGQLGNVAQAPSFWNHHQNNNVEFANENWDDLTSVVQFAIDPSRVSDHSKEFNRF, from the exons ATGAAGGTTCCCAAGTTTTCAAGTGTTGCACACAGACTAATAATGGATGTGGCCAAGTTACATAActctgatgatgatgatgacaagaaagaagaagaagttgtgCTTCCTGGGTTTAGATTCCATCCAACAGATGAAGAACTTGTGGGGTTTTATCTGAGACGAAAGGTGGAGAAGAAGCCTCTGAGAATTGAACTCATCAAACAGATTGACATCTACAAATATGATCCATGGGATCTTCCAA AAGTGAGTTCAGTTGGGGAGAAGGAATGGTACTTCTTTTGCATAAGAGGGAGAAAATACAGGAACAGCATAAGGCCTAATAGAGTGACAGGTTCTGGATTTTGGAAAGCCACAGGGATTGACAAGCCTATATACTGTGTTAGAGAACCCCAAGAATGCATTGGTCTAAAGAAATCATTGGTCTACTATCGTGGAAGTGCTGGTAAAGGTACCAAAACTGATTGGATGATGCACGAGTTTCGCCTCCCACCCAATGGAAAAACTAGCAATAATCCACAAGCTAATGATGCCAATGATGTTCAAGAAGCT GAAGTGTGGACGCTATGCCGAATATTCAAACGAGTCCCAACTTACAAGAAGTACACACCAAATTTGAAAGACTCGGCAGCACCAATCACTGAGCCAAATCACCCCACAAACTCTTCAAGTTCCAAAACATGCAGCTTAGAATCTGACAACTGCAAGCCATACTTGACTTTCACAAACTCATCATCACCACAACTCATTctacaaaatgaaaggaaaccagtTATTAATGGACATGTTGACGTTGAACGTAACCACTTATTTCTAGGTCAATTAGGCAATGTAGCTCAGGCTCCAAGTTTTTGGAATCATCATCAGAATAATAATGTGGAATTTGCTAATGAGAATTGGGATGATCTCACATCTGTGGTTCAGTTTGCCATTGATCCATCCAGGGTTTCTGATCATAGTAAAGAATTCAATAGATTTTAA
- the LOC100799259 gene encoding Protein JASON-like, whose protein sequence is MLRSVLGFMIRFFFRSFTKAMGFFFACFRIRDNRRTNTSQLITSSTQSTGVVVSRNRSSSLLSEEERDDSARIDGVGFEGDFQGLKDEAMFLKACGTLAGTPAEIRKASEKLKSLAPDKDSDPSRFHSWLPNTSVEKLQLDVQPFDPPTPINLCQKLGNSMDSFEHTPSSRISKAQDTEDDSVDYMEKNWSGNLHTADRSERNAALVSPLLATYTQRKNKSVRFESETDLATYGSSSDDWHMKENKSPNSQSAYKPSPYPTPLKLFDEMQTPGTVYPASLEELRTGKAQVRSQFVYPTNKPGDNVFWCKILEERDFNLEEDSSELSDLVEKAQNETPTPEKGSKKFSKENDDEVKSNLSARISPVSTIKEHSPMPFKWWYDNGIPNSTTKYKEDQKVKWHATPFEERLDKALSENFISQRKLVCGKPVEFDEIEESDTTLSQL, encoded by the exons ATGCTGAGGAGCGTGTTAGGGTTCATGATCCGTTTCTTCTTCCGATCCTTCACCAAAGCGATGGGCTTCTTCTTCGCGTGCTTCAGGATCAGAGACAATCGCCGCACAAACACATCGCAATTGATTACCTCCTCCACTCAATCCACC GGTGTTGTGGTATCTCGAAATCGCTCGTCTTCTTTATTATCTGaag AAGAGAGAGATGATTCTGCGAGGATTGATGGTGTTGGGTTTGAGGGAGATTTCCAGGGGCTTAAGGATGAG GCTATGTTTCTTAAAGCTTGTGGGACCTTAGCAGGAACACCTGCTGAAATTCGTAAAGCATCTGAGAAGTTGAAATCACTTGCTCCTGATAAAGATTCAGACCCTTCAAGATTTCATTCTTGGCTTCCTAACACGTCTGTGGAGAAACTGCAGCTGGATGTCCAACCATTTGATCCACCAACTCCCATAAATCTTTGCCAAAAATTGGGAAATAGCATGGATTCATTTGAGCACACACCAAGCAG CCGTATCTCCAAAGCACAAGATACTGAAGATGACTCTGTTGACTATATGGAAAAAAATTGGTCAGGGAACCTTCATACGGCGGATAGGTCTGAAAGGAATGCAGCTTTGGTTTCACCTTTGCTAGCCACATATACTCAGAGAAAGAACAAGTCTGTTCGTTTTGAAAGTGAAACTGACTTGGCAACCTATGGAAGCTCATCAGATGATTGGCATATGAAGGAAAACAAGTCACCAAATAGCCAAAGTGCATATAAACCATCTCCTTATCCTACCCCGTTGAAGTTATTTGACGAGATGCAAACACCAGGAACTGTGTACCCTGCATCATTAGAAGAGTTACGTACGGGTAAGGCTCAAGTTCGGTCCCAGTTTGTCTATCCAACTAACAAACCAGGTGATAATGTCTTCTGGTGCAAAATACTCGAGGAGAGAGATTTTAACCTtgaagaagattcaagtgagctgagtgatttggttgagaaagCTCAAAATGAAACTCCTACCCCAGAAAAAGGGTCCAAgaaattttcaaaagaaaatgacgATGAGGTCAAATCAAATTTGTCTGCTAGAATAAGTCCTGTGTCAACCATCAAGGAGCATTCGCCTATGCCATTTAAGTGGTGGTATGACAATGGCATCCCGAATTCAACAACTAAGTACAAGGAG GACCAGAAAGTAAAATGGCATGCAACCCCATTTGAAGAGAGGCTGGATAAGGCACTGTCTGAGAATTTTATATCTCAAAG GAAGCTTGTTTGTGGGAAACCAGTGGAATTTGATGAGATTGAAGAAAGTGATACTACATTATCTCAGCTATAG
- the GST24 gene encoding glutathione S-transferase 24: MAVKVYGPHCASTKRVLVCLVEKEVEFEVVPVDVTKGEQKDPEYLKLQPFGVVPVIKDGDYTLYESRAIMRYYAEKYRSQGVELLGKTIEERGLVEQWLEVEAHNFHPQAYNLCLHGLFGSLFGVTPDPKVIEESEAKLVQVLNIYEERLSKTKYLAGDFFSIADISHLPFLDYVVNNMGKKYLLEERKHVGAWWDDISSRPSWNKVLQLYRAPI; the protein is encoded by the exons ATGGCAGTGAAAGTATACGGTCCCCACTGTGCTTCCACCAAGCGGGTGCTGGTTTGTCTGGTTGAGAAGGAAGTCGAATTTGAGGTTGTCCCTGTTGATGTCACTAAGGGGGAGCAGAAGGATCCTGAGTACCTCAAACTACAG CCATTTGGAGTTGTTCCTGTCATCAAAGATGGAGATTATACCTTATATG AATCTCGTGCTATAATGAGGTATTATGCAGAAAAATACAGATCTCAAGGGGTTGAGTTGCTGGGAAAAACAATAGAAGAGAGGGGTCTAGTGGAGCAATGGCTAGAAGTTGAAGCACACAACTTTCATCCACAAGCCTACAACTTGTGTCTTCATGGTTTGTTTGGTTCACTATTTGGTGTGACTCCAGATCCCAAGGTGATTGAGGAGAGTGAAGCAAAGCTGGTACAAGTGTTGAACATCTATGAGGAGAGGCTCTCAAAGACTAAGTATTTGGCTGGGGATTTCTTCAGCATTGCTGATATTAGCCACCTTCCATTTCTTGATTATGTTGTGAACAATATGGGGAAAAAGTATTTGTTAGAGGAGAGGAAGCATGTGGGTGCCTGGTGGGATGACATTAGCAGTAGACCATCATGGAACAAGGTTCTCCAGCTCTACAGAGCTCCAATCTAG